A window from Candidatus Methylomirabilota bacterium encodes these proteins:
- a CDS encoding YicC family protein: MLNSMTGFGQGECVTSSRRYVCELQSVNHRYLETRARIPKRLSALELQILKTLQGRFARGRFDVTVLEELTDEQSCTLRINRPLAYAYLDAVKTLQSELGLTGEVTLELLLSRSDLFDLEGEKPGEADADWPAVSTALEGAMNALAEMRREEGKALEAALLGHLDLVEAIVATIVARAPDVVQNYKRRLELRLQRLLEEHSVDPGRLEQEVAILAERSDITEEITRVTSHLRQFRDLIQQQGPHGRRMEFLLQEMQRETNTIGAKANDAKTSHDVITLKSILEQLREQVQNVE; encoded by the coding sequence ATGCTGAACAGTATGACCGGGTTCGGGCAAGGGGAGTGTGTCACCTCTTCGAGGCGATACGTATGCGAACTACAGTCGGTGAACCATCGGTATCTGGAGACCCGTGCCCGGATCCCCAAGCGGCTTAGCGCCCTGGAGTTACAGATCCTGAAGACCCTGCAGGGACGCTTCGCCAGAGGGCGGTTCGACGTAACGGTGCTTGAGGAGTTGACGGATGAGCAGTCCTGCACGCTGCGTATAAATCGTCCACTGGCCTATGCGTATCTCGATGCCGTCAAGACGCTCCAGTCGGAACTCGGCCTTACGGGAGAGGTGACGCTGGAACTGTTGCTTTCCCGATCGGATCTGTTTGATCTGGAAGGAGAGAAACCCGGAGAGGCGGATGCCGACTGGCCGGCGGTCTCGACTGCGCTTGAAGGAGCGATGAATGCTCTCGCTGAGATGCGGCGGGAGGAGGGAAAGGCGCTCGAGGCTGCCCTGCTCGGCCACCTGGACCTGGTCGAGGCGATCGTGGCGACGATTGTCGCCCGCGCGCCGGACGTGGTGCAGAACTACAAGCGTCGTCTGGAGCTTCGGCTCCAGCGCCTGCTGGAGGAGCATTCGGTTGATCCCGGGCGGCTTGAACAGGAGGTCGCAATCCTGGCTGAGCGTTCGGATATCACGGAAGAGATCACGCGGGTTACAAGCCATCTCCGACAGTTCCGGGACCTCATCCAGCAACAGGGTCCGCATGGTCGGCGGATGGAGTTTCTCTTGCAAGAGATGCAACGCGAGACGAACACTATCGGCGCCAAGGCGAACGATGCCAAGACCTCGCACGATGTCATTACATTAAAAAGTATTCTGGAACAGCTCCGGGAGCAGGTTCAGAACGTCGAGTAA
- a CDS encoding DUF370 domain-containing protein, with amino-acid sequence MAAKLLNVGFGNMVAVARVIAIVDPGSAPMKRLKDEAKQAGKLVDATNGRRTRSIIVTDSDHVVLSAIQTETIAQRFEADALSDRPDKGLRRE; translated from the coding sequence GTGGCCGCAAAGCTGCTGAACGTCGGGTTCGGAAATATGGTGGCGGTTGCCAGGGTCATCGCCATTGTCGATCCCGGTTCGGCCCCAATGAAGCGATTGAAGGATGAGGCCAAGCAGGCCGGTAAGCTGGTTGATGCGACCAACGGCAGGCGTACCCGGTCCATCATCGTGACCGATAGCGACCATGTCGTACTGTCGGCCATCCAGACCGAGACGATCGCCCAGCGGTTCGAGGCCGATGCGCTGTCCGATCGACCG